A window from Peromyscus eremicus chromosome 5, PerEre_H2_v1, whole genome shotgun sequence encodes these proteins:
- the Adgrg5 gene encoding adhesion G-protein coupled receptor G5 — protein MDAHRSLSFCLCLLAAQSIQAETLSELLHLMKRLERPFGRTLSSRVRHIHRLEEMLLNASFRGHNLTLQTNSIQSLVFKLGCNFPGLSLSSATLTNASQAWAPHAMQFPAELTQKACVTSRPAELRLIRIYFFTADLFQDDSNSSLLNNYVLGAQLDHRPVNNLQKPVNISFWHNQSLEGYTVTCVFWKEGAAERSWGAWSPEGCSTEQPSPSQVLCHCHHLTYFAVLMQLSADPVPAELQVPLEYISLVGCSISIVASLLAILLHAHSRKQSDSISRIHVNLHGSVLLLNVTFLLSSQMAPLTVPRSVCLVLAATLHYALLSCLTWMAIEGFNLYLLLGRVYNVYIHRYLLKLCVLGWGFPALLVLFLLVVKSSVYGPREISFFNSQENGTTFQNVSMCWVSSPTVHRVLVMGYGGLTSLFNLVVLAWALWILCRLRAREKALSPWAYRDTVMVLGLTVLLGTTWALAFFSISVFLLPQLFLFTIFNSLYGFFLFLWFCSQRHYSEAKAKAEKEAVSSSQMTH, from the exons ATGGATGCACACAGGTCCCTTTCCTTCTGCCTGTGCCTTCTGGCTGCTCAAAGTATCCAAGCAG AAACACTGTCAGAGCTACTGCACCTGATGAAGCGCCTTGAGCGGCCCTTTGGCCGGACCTTGTCTTCCAGAGTGAG GCATATCCATCGCCTGGAGGAGATGCTGCTCAACGCCAGCTTCCGCGGGCACAACTTGACGCTGCAGACAAACTCTATCCAGTCTCTGGTCTTCAAGCTGGGTTGCAACTTTCCTGGCCTCTCCCTGTCCAGTGCCACCCTGACAAATGCCTCCCAG GCCTGGGCCCCACATGCCATGCAGTTTCCTGCTGAGCTGACCCAGAAGGCCTGTGTGACGTCCAGGCCTGCGGAGCTCCGGCTCATCCGCATCTACTTCTTCACCGCAGACCTCTTCCAG GACGACAGTAACTCATCCCTGCTCAATAACTATGTCCTGGGGGCCCAGCTGGACCACAGGCCCGTGAACAACCTTCAGAAGCCGGTCAACATCAGCTTCTGGCACAACCAAAGTCTG GAAGGGTACACAGTAACCTGTGTTTTCTGGAAGGAGGGAGCCGCCGAGCGCAGCTGGGGGGCCTGGAGCCCCGAGGGCTGTTCTACAGAGCAGCCCTCACCCTCTCAAGTTctctgccactgccaccacctcACCTACTTCGCGGTTCTCATG CAGCTCTCTGCAGACCCGGTGCCCGCTGAGCTACAGGTGCCCCTTGAGTACATCTCCCTGGTGGGCTGCAGCATCTCCATTGTGGCCTCCCTGCTCGCCATACTCCTGCATGCCCACTCCAG GAAGCAAAGTGACTCCATCTCACGCATCCACGTGAACCTGCACGGCTCTGTTCTGCTCCTGAATGTCACCTTCCTTCTGAGCTCCCAGATGGCCCCACTCACAGTGCCCAGGTCAGTCTGCCTGGTGCTGGCTGCCACCCTACACTACGCGCTGCTCAGCTGCCTTACCTGGATGGCCATCGAAGGCTTCAACCTCTACCTTCTCCTGGGGCGCGTCTACAATGTCTACATCCACCGATACTTGCTCAAGCTCTGCGTGCTGGGCTGGG GGTTTCCCGCCCTCCTGGTGCTGTTTCTTCTGGTGGTCAAGAGCTCAGTGTACGGGCCCCGTGAGATCTCTTTCTTCAATAGCCAGGAAAATGGCACAACCTTCCAGAATGTGtccat GTGCTGGGTGAGCAGTCCCACGGTACACAGGGTCCTGGTCATGGGCTATGGTGGCCTAACATCTCTGTTCAACCTGGTGGTGCTAGCCTGGGCTCTGTGGATCTTGTGCAGGCTCCGGGCTCGGGAGAAGGCACTGAGCCCCTGGGCCTATCGGGACACTGTCATGGTGCTGGGCCTCACTGTGCTACTGGGCACCACCTGGGCCCTGGCCTTCTTCTCCATCagtgtcttcctgctgcctcagctcttcctcttcacCATCTTCAACTCGCTCTATG gtttcttcctcttcctgtggtTCTGCTCACAGAGGCATTACTCAGAGGCCAAAGCcaaggcagagaaggaggcagtCAGCTCCTCCCAGATGACACACTAA